The genomic segment GTTACATGCGCTTCTTCCTGACAAAGGCAAATGCCGTCGTTGCGCCGACCAGATCGATCCTGGAGGAGCTCGTCAAGATCGCCCCGAGGATGCCGTATGCTACCGTAATACCGACGGGCGTGGACACCAGGCGTTTCTATCCGTCAATGAAGGGGGACAACGTCAGAGAACGGTATGGCATCGGTGATAATCCCCTGCTGCTTTATGTCGGAAGGGTTGCTTACGAAAAGAATATAGACTCCATAATCAGGAATATACCCGGCATCAGGGACAGGAATCTGAAAATGCTGATAGTCGGCGAGGGGCCGGCACGAAGGGAACTTGAATTGCTCGTGCGTTCACTTAATCTGCAGGACAGGGTGATATTCACCGGTTTCGTTCCTGACGACGAGCTGATCGACTACTACTCGGCTGCGGATGCCTTTGTTTCCGCCTCCAAATTCGAAACGCAGGGAATTTCAATGCTCGAGGCAATGTCATGCGGCAAGCCCGTGGTCAGCATAAATTTCAGGGCATCGGCTGATTTCATAGTCAGCGGTGTCAACGGTTTCCTCTATGACGATGACAGGGGCAATATGGCCGAAACCA from the Candidatus Sysuiplasma jiujiangense genome contains:
- a CDS encoding glycosyltransferase, with protein sequence MKIAMFTDSYYPTVDGVVNSVSIVSRELEKIGHEVMIFAPESADGQKVDDITRGGTFLFKSFKFRHYPQYRTAFLPSKKTRMVRELGVDIIHTHGITTVGLKGLRAAKQFDVPVATTYHTMVHEAMNYYKPVPVPTSIIVNLAVRYMRFFLTKANAVVAPTRSILEELVKIAPRMPYATVIPTGVDTRRFYPSMKGDNVRERYGIGDNPLLLYVGRVAYEKNIDSIIRNIPGIRDRNLKMLIVGEGPARRELELLVRSLNLQDRVIFTGFVPDDELIDYYSAADAFVSASKFETQGISMLEAMSCGKPVVSINFRASADFIVSGVNGFLYDDDRGNMAETIMKAIHADPHISRNARRTAEIYSKENCARSLSQLYSKLVRMDLSR